TGCTAACAACTTTATTTTTTCCACTTTTTTTTGCTAAATACAAAGCCTGATCTGATCTTTCCACAATTTCTTCTAAGGTTTCTTTTTGTGTTTTTAAATTAGATACTCCTATGCTCACAGTTATTTTTATATCTCCCTTATTTGTTTTTATTGACTGCATACTTATAGCTTCTCTTAATTTGTTCATGGTCATTATAACTTCTTCTCTATCCTTTTCCGTTATAATAAATATAAACTCTTCTCCTCCTAGCCGTCCAAATTTACCCATACCTTTTAAAATTTTCATACAAGTTTCAGCTATATTTGATAGCACTTTATCCCCTATTGCATGTCCATATGTATCATTTATACTTTTAAAATCATCAATATCCATCATTGCCACAAAATATGGAGTCATATAGATTCTAGATCTTAAAATCAAACTATTTCCAACTTGCATGATTTTTCTTCTATTATACATACCAGTTAATGAATCTAAATAGGACATTCTATGTAGTTTCATGCTAAGTTCCCTTAATTCCTCATTTAATTCTCGTATTTCTTCTTCAGATTTTTTTTGATTTGTTACGTCTATTATAATTCCATCCCATATTTTTTCCTTACCGATTTTTTTTAAGGTTAAGTCAAATTGAAACCATTTAGTTTTATTTTTCAATATAACTTTTTTAATTGTTTGAAAATCCGTTTCACTATTTACTAATTTACTAATAAACATATCATAGTTTGCAAATTCATTAAAATTAATTTTTTTAAATATAGAATATGGTTTTTTGCTAATATCTTCTGGAGAAATACCTAATATTTTTTTACAAGAAGAGCTTATATATTCAATTTTTACTTCTCCATATTCTCCCACTTTAAATCTAATTATAATTGCTGGTATATTTGAGGATATATCTCTATATTTTTTATTAATTTATCACTTTTTTTCTTTAGCTCTTTTAGTTCTCTGATATAAAAAAAGAAAAGTAAAAAAACTATAATTGCAATTAAAATTGCAATTAGCACAACTTTTATACACATATTTTACTACTCCTTAGATTTTAAATCTTATGTTTCTACAAACTTTTCTCTCTTTTTAATTCTATATACTTGTATAATAAAAATCAATAAAAACCTATGAAAATATCATAGGTTTTTATTGATTTATTCCATATAAATACTTTTTATACCATGTACTTCTTTATTTACACTTAATATACTATTTCCTTTGCCTGCTCTATTTTGAGAAACAATATCTTTTATTTTTATTTTTTTATTTCTACCTTCTTTAAAGTTTATAACTATGTGTTGAAAATTCTCCTTATTTATAAATCCATTAATTACTTTATCATCTTTTTTAAGACTTATTCCCATAACTCCTGAAGCTATTTTTCCCATTGAATTAATGGAATTTTTAGGAAATCTTATACACATACCTGTTTCGCTAATCAATATTATATCTAATTCTTCTTCCTCTTTTGCAAAGTCTACTGCTATTATTTCATCTTCTTTATCTCTAAATTTATATGCTGTAGTTATGAAATAATCTCCTTGAAATTCTTTTAACAAAGTCTTTTTAACCAATCCAAACTTTGTTAAATAATAAACTTCCCAATTCTCATCATTGAAATCAAAAGCCAGTACATTTATTATTTCATATTTTTCTTCCTGTTTCTCCAATAAATCAAATATATTTACTGGTTTACCATCTAAATTTTGAAGCATATTACAGTTTATTTTGATTACTTCTCCATTTTTCAAAAACATAAGAAGTTTTTTATTGCTATC
This window of the Clostridium cochlearium genome carries:
- a CDS encoding GGDEF domain-containing protein; its protein translation is MGEYGEVKIEYISSSCKKILGISPEDISKKPYSIFKKINFNEFANYDMFISKLVNSETDFQTIKKVILKNKTKWFQFDLTLKKIGKEKIWDGIIIDVTNQKKSEEEIRELNEELRELSMKLHRMSYLDSLTGMYNRRKIMQVGNSLILRSRIYMTPYFVAMMDIDDFKSINDTYGHAIGDKVLSNIAETCMKILKGMGKFGRLGGEEFIFIITEKDREEVIMTMNKLREAISMQSIKTNKGDIKITVSIGVSNLKTQKETLEEIVERSDQALYLAKKSGKNKVVSI